From Pseudomonas sp. StFLB209, a single genomic window includes:
- the ribD gene encoding bifunctional diaminohydroxyphosphoribosylaminopyrimidine deaminase/5-amino-6-(5-phosphoribosylamino)uracil reductase RibD: protein MSAQQAVLDAGYMARALELARKGRYSTHPNPRVGCVIVRDAQVVGEGWHVRAGEPHAEVHALRQAGEQARGATAYVTLEPCSHHGRTPPCADALVKAGVGRVVAAMQDPNPQVAGRGLQRLHDAGIEVHSGVLQAEARKLNKGFIKRMESGLPYVRVKLAMSLDGRTAMASGESQWITGPEARAAVQRLRAQSSVVLSGADTVLTDNARLTVRPEQLALDPEQTALAASRAPLRVLVDGRLRVPLDSAFFQAGPALVAACAGADAVAHYQAQGHELLSLPGAQGHVDLRALLLELGARGANDVLVEAGPRLAGAFAQLGLVDEYQIFIAGKFLGSSARPLLDLPLSRMDEALELNIVKMRAVGSDWHVIALPAPRRGV, encoded by the coding sequence ATGAGCGCGCAGCAAGCGGTACTCGACGCCGGTTACATGGCTCGCGCGCTGGAGCTGGCACGCAAGGGGCGTTACTCCACCCATCCCAACCCGCGGGTCGGTTGCGTGATCGTGCGCGATGCTCAGGTGGTGGGCGAAGGCTGGCATGTACGGGCCGGTGAGCCGCATGCCGAAGTGCATGCCCTGCGTCAGGCCGGTGAACAGGCCCGTGGGGCCACCGCCTATGTCACTCTTGAACCGTGCAGCCATCATGGCCGCACCCCACCGTGCGCTGACGCATTGGTCAAGGCAGGCGTGGGGCGGGTGGTGGCGGCGATGCAGGACCCCAATCCGCAAGTGGCCGGGCGTGGCTTGCAGCGCCTGCACGACGCTGGCATCGAAGTCCACAGCGGTGTGCTGCAAGCCGAGGCGCGTAAGCTGAACAAAGGCTTTATCAAACGTATGGAAAGCGGCCTGCCTTATGTGCGGGTCAAGCTGGCCATGAGCCTGGACGGGCGCACGGCGATGGCCAGCGGCGAAAGCCAATGGATCACAGGTCCCGAGGCGCGTGCCGCCGTCCAGCGTTTGCGCGCCCAATCGAGCGTAGTGCTCAGCGGTGCCGACACGGTACTCACCGACAACGCACGGCTGACAGTGCGCCCCGAACAACTGGCTCTGGACCCAGAGCAGACCGCTCTGGCCGCCAGCCGGGCACCATTGCGGGTCCTGGTCGATGGCCGCTTGCGAGTGCCTCTGGACAGCGCTTTCTTCCAGGCTGGCCCGGCGCTGGTGGCGGCTTGTGCGGGCGCCGATGCCGTGGCGCATTACCAGGCGCAGGGCCATGAATTGCTCAGCCTGCCCGGTGCGCAGGGGCATGTCGATTTACGCGCTTTGCTGCTTGAGCTGGGCGCGCGCGGTGCCAATGACGTGTTGGTCGAGGCCGGCCCACGACTGGCCGGGGCCTTCGCTCAGCTTGGCCTGGTCGACGAATACCAGATCTTCATCGCCGGCAAGTTCCTCGGCTCCAGCGCCAGGCCGTTGCTGGATTTGCCGTTGTCGCGAATGGATGAAGCCTTGGAGCTCAATATCGTGAAAATGCGTGCAGTTGGCAGCGATTGGCACGTCATTGCTCTGCCTGCGCCCAGACGCGGCGTATAA
- the nrdR gene encoding transcriptional regulator NrdR, which produces MHCPFCAANDTKVIDSRLVAEGEQVRRRRECLACGERFTTFETAELVMPRLIKQDGRRQPFDEEKLRAGMQRALEKRPVSVERLEAALVHIKHKLRATGERELKSLVVGELVMGELQKLDEIAYIRFASVYRRFQDLNEFREEIERLAREPGKE; this is translated from the coding sequence ATGCACTGTCCCTTCTGCGCTGCCAATGACACCAAAGTCATCGACTCGCGCCTGGTTGCCGAAGGCGAGCAGGTCCGTCGCCGTCGCGAGTGTCTGGCCTGCGGCGAGCGTTTTACCACCTTCGAGACCGCCGAACTGGTCATGCCGCGGCTGATCAAGCAGGACGGCAGACGTCAGCCTTTCGATGAAGAAAAACTGCGGGCCGGCATGCAGCGGGCGCTGGAAAAGCGTCCTGTCAGTGTTGAACGCCTGGAAGCGGCGCTGGTGCATATCAAGCACAAGCTGCGAGCGACCGGCGAGCGTGAGCTCAAGTCGCTTGTGGTGGGTGAGCTGGTCATGGGCGAGTTGCAAAAGCTCGATGAGATTGCCTACATCCGCTTTGCTTCGGTGTATCGGCGCTTTCAGGACCTCAACGAATTTCGCGAAGAGATCGAGCGCCTGGCTCGTGAGCCGGGCAAGGAATGA
- a CDS encoding YbaY family lipoprotein, with amino-acid sequence MSPRHFAVLGLVALLGACSSNEAPEPTPARPAQAVVKKPEGPGPLLPHQRELSGQLLGIPAGAEVELAILVIDERGRPQKLLASTKLQGNGQSLPFQVRFNPEAFPAGARVELRGRASQSGQLILHLPALRIEQPNTQALGPLQLVKAP; translated from the coding sequence ATGTCACCAAGACATTTCGCCGTGCTCGGCCTGGTTGCACTGCTGGGCGCCTGCAGCAGCAATGAAGCACCGGAGCCGACCCCGGCCCGCCCGGCGCAAGCCGTCGTCAAGAAGCCGGAAGGTCCAGGCCCGCTATTGCCACATCAGCGTGAATTGAGCGGCCAGTTGCTGGGCATCCCGGCAGGCGCGGAAGTCGAACTGGCGATTCTGGTGATCGACGAGCGCGGTCGGCCGCAGAAGCTGCTGGCCAGTACCAAACTCCAGGGCAACGGCCAGTCGCTGCCGTTCCAGGTGCGCTTCAACCCCGAGGCGTTCCCGGCCGGCGCGCGGGTCGAGCTGCGCGGGCGTGCCAGCCAGTCCGGCCAGTTGATCCTGCATCTGCCTGCGCTGCGCATCGAGCAGCCCAATACCCAGGCACTCGGCCCGTTGCAACTCGTCAAGGCGCCGTGA